One genomic region from Anthonomus grandis grandis chromosome 1, icAntGran1.3, whole genome shotgun sequence encodes:
- the LOC126745457 gene encoding uncharacterized protein LOC126745457: MSSRNEQMRQLSLKGKVMHKSGIGTLDAKIFDYSKMEDNSFIEPNTQILNLTVQSEELSKPSSSYNSLVLLPSENENFSTNGCYTELTPVPNVIIEDLTVIPENPLLKGTEEMLVISSDKLNSNQENAFSDSGSSFRPSNTDGQSDASSDDLPLASLINGKPPNKCDPLKPGAKRAKKGAADPLTWQVNKTKHQHMKGKKYVTYNKEKDGGKSRVERKSRQLGKRCESKKCQKSKTKRQCDLIGEEEIQELFRRFWADIDWKQRKTYVNVIVTQCKIKQKTTKNKTRRQTTFFYHLKIEEKLLPVCKKLFLSTLELGEWSVINWIKNSNAGIPNITEKYSKKIKLANEEKREEIRNFFEKLLKLPSHYWRASTSKLYLEPMFRSYFEVYEVYKKEVENPSGKDVFVAEMKKLNIDIFQPRKDQCDLCFSHNLGHVDDDTYNKHTEEKNKARKEKEKDKEDVIIQKSVTVFTVDVQAVQLVPQLQASMLYFKQNLACHNFTIYNVVTKAVICYVWHEGQGGMESNCFATCLIDFLDNELFKEAKNKPIIFYSDGCAARDRYALLSNVLLDYSIHTNTEIMQKYLVKGHSQMECDSVHSSIEARKKKRNIYSPSNYVQIIEDSRRHSKSGPYKVKYVDHTFFLNFSDLKYFNSIRPGKRTGDPCVTDIRALRYTKSDGIQYKLDFEDKWIPLPLRKMLLNDNKAHKNLYNNSLPISRDKYNNLQTLKSVIRSDYHYFYNSLSFFTLFSNN, encoded by the exons ATGTCTTCAAGAAATGAACAAATGAGACAGTTGAGTTTAAAGGGAAAGGTTATGCATAAATCTGGTATCGGTACTCTTGAtgccaaaatttttgattattcgaAAATGGAGGATAATAGCTTTATCGAACCTaatacacaaattctaaatttgaccGTACAATCAGAAGAATTATCGAAGCCTAGCTCATCATATAATAGTCTAGTACTTTTACCttctgaaaatgaaaatttctcgACTAATGGTTGTTATACTGAGCTTACGCCGGTACCTAATGTTATTATTGAGGATTTAACAGTAATACCAGAAAATCCATTATTAAAAGGTACTGAAGAAATGCTTGTAATATCCTCTGATAAATTAAACTCTAATCAGGAAAATGCATTCAGTGATTCAGGATCTAGTTTTCGACcatcaa ATACTGACGGGCAATCGGATGCATCCTCAGATGACTTACCATTGGCAAGCCTAATCAATGGTAAACCACCGAATAAGTGTGATCCTTTAAAGCCCGGTGCTAAAAGGGCGAAGAAAGGAGCCGCCGATCCACTTACATGGCAAGTAAATAAAACTAAGCATCAACACATGAAGGGCAAAAAATACGTAacttataataaagaaaaagatggTGGCAAGAGCAGAGTTGAACGGAAATCGCGACAGTTGGGAAAAAGATGTGAatcaaaaaaatgtcaaaaatctaaaacaaaaaggCAGTGTGATTTAATAGGCGAAGAAGAAATTCAGGAGTTATTTCGACGTTTTTGGGCCGACATTGACTGGAAACAACGTAAAACTTATGTTAATGTAATTGTAACTCAatgtaaaataaagcaaaagactactaaaaataaaactagaagGCAAACAACGTTTTTTTATCACTTGAAAATTGAAGAAAAGTTGCTTCCAGTCTGCAAGAAACTATTCTTGTCTACTTTAGAGCTGGGTGAGTGGAGCGTCATTAACTGGATAAAAAATAGTAATGCTGGAATACCAAATATTACTGAAAAATATTCCAAGAAAATTAAACTGGCTAATGAGGAAAAACGTGAAGAAATTCGGAACTTCTTTGAAAAACTTCTTAAACTGCCCTCTCATTATTGGAGGGCTTCCACGAGCAAATTATACCTGGAGCCAATGTTTCGATCGTACTTTGAAGTTTATGAAGTTTACAAGAAAGAGGTTGAAAATCCTAGTGGCAAAGATGTTTTTGTGGCGGAAATGAAGAAACTAAACATTGATATCTTTCAACCACGAAAAGATCAATGCGATCTTTGTTTTTCACACAATTTGGGTCATGTCGATGACGATACCTATAATAAACAcacagaagaaaaaaataaggcaagAAAAGAGAAGGAAAAAGATAAAGAGGATGTTATTATTCAAAAGTCTGTTACTGTATTTACGGTCGATGTGCAAGCTGTACAGCTTGTGCCACAATTGCAGGCAAGCatgctttattttaaacaaaacttaGCATGtcacaattttacaatttataacgTGGTCACAAAGGCTGTAATTTGTTACGTCTGGCATGAGGGCCAGGGTGGCATGGAAAGCAACTGTTTTGCTACATgcttaattgattttttagataatgaattatttaaggaagcaaaaaataaacctataatattttatagcGACGGCTGTGCGGCACGAGACAGGTATGCTTTGCTTTCGAATGTACTGCTCGATTATTCTATTCATACAAATACGGAGATTATGCAAAAATATCTGGTTAAAGGACACTCACAAATGGAGTGCGATAGTGTACACTCAAGCATTGAAGCCAGAAAAAAAAAGCGAAACATCTATTCCCCATCCAATTATGTGCAGATTATTGAAGATTCAAGACGACATTCAAAATCAGGACCATACAAAGTAAAATACGTTGATCatacatttttcttaaacttctctgatctaaaatattttaactcgaTACGTCCTGGGAAAAGAACTGGTGACCCTTGTGTTACAGATATTAGAGCACTAAGATACACAAAGTCTGATGGCATTCAGTATAAGTTAGATTTTGAAGATAAGTGGATTCCACTTCCTTTACGAAAAATGCTGTTAAATGATAATAAAGCTCACaagaatttatataataattccCTGCCAATTTCTCGCGATAAGTATAATAACTTACAAACACTTAAATCTGTAATTCGTAGCGATTatcactatttttataattcattgagtttttttacgttatttagCAATAACTAA